A single window of Pseudomonas lutea DNA harbors:
- a CDS encoding bile acid:sodium symporter family protein, translating into MTRPRFLPDNFTLMLITVVIIASFLPATGQVAVGFGWLTNIAIALLFFLHGAKLSRESIIAGAGHWRLHLLVFGLTFVLFPLLGLALKPVLSPLIGKDLYMGILYLCALPATVQSAIAFTSLARGNIPAAICSAAASSLFGIFLTPLLVTLLLNVHGEGGSTLDAIVKISVQLLLPFIAGQITRRWIGAWVGRNKNWLKFVDQGSILLVVYGAFSEAVNEGIWQKTPVWDLAGLVLVCCLLLTLVLVASTLLSKLFGFNQEDRITILFCGSKKSLATGVPMAQVLFAGSTIGLLILPLMLFHQIQLMVCAVLAQRYAKRTEPVAELMAQVDP; encoded by the coding sequence ATGACCCGCCCCCGTTTTCTTCCCGACAATTTCACCCTCATGCTGATCACCGTGGTGATCATTGCCAGCTTCCTGCCCGCCACCGGCCAGGTCGCGGTCGGTTTCGGCTGGCTGACCAACATCGCCATTGCGCTGTTGTTCTTCCTGCATGGCGCCAAGCTGTCCCGGGAATCCATCATCGCCGGGGCAGGGCACTGGCGCCTGCACCTGCTGGTGTTCGGGCTGACCTTCGTGCTGTTCCCCCTGCTGGGACTGGCGCTTAAACCGGTGCTGTCGCCGTTGATCGGCAAAGACCTGTACATGGGCATCCTGTACCTCTGCGCGCTTCCGGCGACGGTACAGTCCGCCATTGCCTTCACCTCCCTGGCACGCGGCAATATTCCGGCGGCGATCTGCAGCGCAGCGGCCTCCAGCCTTTTCGGGATATTCCTGACGCCGCTGCTGGTGACGCTGCTGCTGAATGTGCATGGCGAAGGCGGCTCGACCCTCGATGCAATCGTGAAGATCAGCGTGCAACTGCTGCTCCCGTTCATTGCCGGGCAGATCACCCGCCGCTGGATTGGCGCCTGGGTTGGACGCAACAAGAACTGGCTGAAATTTGTCGATCAAGGCTCGATTTTGCTGGTGGTCTACGGCGCGTTCAGCGAAGCGGTAAACGAAGGCATCTGGCAGAAGACGCCGGTCTGGGACCTGGCAGGGCTGGTATTGGTGTGTTGCCTGCTGCTGACGCTGGTGCTGGTGGCCTCGACCCTGCTCTCCAAATTGTTCGGCTTCAACCAGGAAGACCGCATCACGATTCTCTTCTGCGGCTCAAAGAAAAGCCTGGCTACTGGTGTGCCCATGGCCCAGGTGCTGTTCGCCGGAAGCACGATCGGGCTGCTGATCCTGCCGTTGATGCTGTTCCACCAGATCCAGTTGATGGTGTGTGCGGTGCTGGCACAACGGTACGCCAAGCGGACGGAGCCGGTGGCGGAGTTGATGGCGCAGGTGGATCCTTGA
- a CDS encoding RHS repeat-associated core domain-containing protein, whose amino-acid sequence MALVDALNDIVRLSSSEQRDPLDWVSLGINLIGVLPFPPTMAAARMTLRPMLFLVRQEMRQAGKLVSGDGLVEVLIGHLNADIVGTLDDFVTQAQARLGGILDDAGKLGEEMLCQIAQGLETLVNGDLDAQANLLEAEQLVQAAGDQWAYDPAAAIGNIFVAAADVYIAAGKGAVNSVVDHLVPTTLKEEVLRQAASLRAMGAELRGQIAGLADPAAEHSIGALLMTLAGAVASWRSRNGHGQSVSIKPGLVSQAKRRGGEGRLGVVQHEAAAKGRPNPKKNCVCDSTIRSINFAMGSESVAHTDFSLPGPFPVEWTRTYCSSLGAYDKGAMGARWITPFTTRFDCVDDGLLFHDADGRSHEFTLPKVKLVHYNAIENLTLIRVSNDTLVLCRGFERRETYVRRGERFVLINIVLRSGAGAMLHYEHRYGEQAVFSEVATYSENDVSKVHLRLGTQIDDYGHLTGFWEIRDGEVKRQLCAYEYDAEGDLTLAQDENGSAWRYQYKNHLITRYTDRTHRGMSLQWQGSGADAKAVREWADDGSFDTRLSWDKNIRLTVVTDALGQETQHFYDSLGYTYRIRHADGRSEWFFRDDAKNIIRHVHTDGTTDRYRYDRLSNLTEHTRADHSVMNYAYDDKSQLIKISDGEGGLWKRDYDDKGNLVEAVDPLENATEYAYNPFGLTTAIKDANGNTKTLAYNDAGQLLKYVDCSGKTSTWEYDERGQLFRFTDAAGHKTEYSYELGQLVLTKHPDKTEERFSRDAEGRLLAHSDGLERCTTWRYTTAGFIAERTDAAEQTLRYRWDKLGRLIALENENQSRAHFQYDPVGRLLEECGFDGRSTRYRYDPETGRLAETVNGQRAIGLSFDAMGRLTERHATLGEQSQSETFSYDGNGQLIRATNAASCLQWFHDPAGNLVREHQHYLSLEKPLVAVWQHEYDVLNNRVATVRPDGHRVSSLTYGSGHLLGMKLDDHELLSYERDDLHREVARHQGNQLKQTQQWDPAGRLQEQLLGSADDKTTLIKRAYTYDAAGQLTDINDSRRGALAYKYDPVSRLLSATSRLGTETFAFDPASNLLNTTTPIRRPLDPEPARNKLMDNLLREYAGTHYDYDERGNQTQRWNNAARSDLQWDLFDRLVHFRDSRLTVDFAYDPLGRRLYKHSKAHYRPRPEAGTGWNQNEQARKEQELGCGFTLYGWDGDTLAWESSPARGPGETGRTVHYLFEPGTFVPVVQAIRHATIRLISQPTYQGRYNRKEDPLWTYKPTAQPIDVLAWYQCDHLGTPQELTDQNGETAWSAQYKAWGEAHEQRSDFAQKVGLKNPIRFQGQYHDPETGLHYNRHRYYDPRVGRFISRDPIGHSGGLNLYHYVPNPTGWIDPLGLASSTVGPGRKPKSDKPNQNCKRACRNKWEVNRYDRVCEGNVGGVGYSKYFYDPKWSQWWSMDKTGHGESAWKVYDKTGTWVADADIYGDHMSKHKSGIGKNIDFRSLKCKDSK is encoded by the coding sequence ATGGCGCTGGTGGATGCGCTAAACGACATCGTCAGGCTGTCGAGCAGCGAACAGCGCGATCCGCTGGACTGGGTGAGCCTGGGCATCAATCTGATTGGTGTGCTGCCGTTCCCACCGACCATGGCGGCGGCACGCATGACCCTGCGGCCGATGCTGTTTCTGGTGCGTCAGGAGATGCGCCAGGCCGGAAAGTTGGTGTCGGGTGACGGGCTGGTCGAAGTGCTGATCGGGCATCTGAATGCCGACATCGTCGGCACGCTGGATGACTTCGTGACCCAGGCGCAGGCCCGGCTGGGCGGCATTCTGGATGACGCAGGGAAGCTCGGCGAAGAAATGCTGTGCCAGATCGCCCAGGGTCTGGAGACGCTGGTCAACGGCGATCTCGATGCCCAGGCTAATTTGCTGGAAGCGGAGCAGTTGGTCCAGGCGGCTGGCGATCAGTGGGCTTACGACCCCGCGGCGGCGATCGGCAACATCTTCGTGGCGGCGGCCGATGTGTACATCGCTGCTGGTAAGGGGGCGGTTAATAGCGTTGTGGACCATTTGGTGCCCACTACGCTGAAAGAAGAAGTGCTCAGGCAGGCGGCATCTTTGCGGGCCATGGGTGCAGAGCTTCGGGGCCAGATTGCTGGCTTGGCGGATCCTGCGGCTGAGCACTCCATTGGCGCGTTGCTGATGACTCTGGCTGGCGCGGTGGCCAGTTGGCGCTCGCGTAACGGTCATGGGCAGTCGGTCAGTATCAAACCGGGGTTGGTCAGTCAGGCCAAGCGTCGTGGGGGTGAAGGCAGACTGGGCGTTGTCCAGCATGAAGCCGCTGCCAAAGGCCGGCCCAACCCGAAGAAAAACTGCGTGTGCGACTCGACGATTCGCAGCATTAACTTTGCGATGGGGTCGGAATCGGTCGCGCACACCGATTTCAGTCTGCCGGGGCCGTTTCCTGTTGAGTGGACCCGAACGTACTGCTCAAGTCTGGGTGCCTACGACAAGGGGGCCATGGGCGCACGCTGGATCACACCATTTACCACACGGTTTGACTGCGTGGACGATGGCTTGCTGTTCCATGACGCCGACGGGCGCAGCCATGAGTTCACCCTGCCCAAGGTCAAGCTGGTTCACTACAACGCCATCGAAAATCTCACGCTGATCCGCGTCAGCAACGACACGCTGGTGCTGTGCCGAGGGTTTGAGCGCCGGGAAACCTACGTCCGTCGGGGTGAGCGTTTTGTCCTCATCAACATCGTTTTGCGAAGCGGCGCCGGGGCAATGCTGCATTACGAGCATCGGTATGGGGAGCAGGCGGTGTTCTCCGAGGTGGCTACTTATTCCGAAAACGATGTCAGCAAAGTCCATCTGCGCCTCGGCACTCAGATTGACGATTACGGACACCTGACCGGTTTTTGGGAAATCCGCGACGGTGAGGTGAAACGGCAGCTGTGTGCGTACGAATATGACGCTGAAGGCGACCTGACGCTTGCTCAAGACGAGAACGGTTCGGCGTGGCGCTATCAATACAAAAACCATCTGATCACCCGCTACACCGACCGCACCCATCGCGGCATGAGTCTGCAGTGGCAAGGTTCAGGCGCCGACGCCAAGGCTGTGCGCGAATGGGCAGACGACGGCAGCTTCGATACGCGGCTGTCTTGGGACAAAAACATCCGCCTCACCGTCGTTACCGATGCTCTTGGCCAAGAGACCCAGCACTTCTACGACAGCCTCGGTTACACCTACCGCATTCGCCACGCCGACGGGCGCTCGGAATGGTTCTTTCGGGACGACGCCAAGAACATCATTCGCCACGTCCATACCGACGGCACGACCGACCGCTACCGCTATGACCGCCTGAGCAACCTGACCGAACACACCCGCGCTGACCACAGCGTGATGAACTATGCCTACGACGACAAAAGTCAGCTGATCAAAATCAGTGACGGCGAAGGCGGGTTATGGAAAAGGGATTACGACGACAAGGGCAATCTGGTCGAAGCGGTTGATCCACTGGAGAACGCCACCGAATACGCCTACAACCCGTTCGGGCTTACTACGGCGATCAAGGACGCCAACGGCAACACTAAGACCTTGGCGTACAACGACGCCGGGCAATTGCTGAAGTATGTGGACTGTTCTGGAAAAACCAGCACTTGGGAGTACGACGAACGCGGACAGCTCTTTCGTTTTACCGACGCCGCTGGACACAAAACTGAATATTCCTACGAGCTAGGCCAGTTGGTGCTGACCAAGCACCCTGATAAAACGGAAGAACGCTTTAGCCGCGACGCCGAAGGTCGCCTGCTCGCCCACTCCGATGGTCTCGAACGCTGCACCACCTGGCGCTACACCACCGCCGGCTTCATCGCCGAACGCACCGACGCCGCCGAACAGACCCTGCGCTATCGCTGGGACAAACTCGGTCGTTTGATCGCGCTGGAGAACGAAAACCAAAGCCGCGCGCATTTTCAGTACGACCCGGTCGGGCGACTGCTGGAAGAATGCGGATTCGATGGACGCTCGACGCGATACCGCTACGACCCCGAAACAGGCCGCTTGGCCGAAACCGTCAACGGCCAGCGCGCCATCGGCCTGAGCTTCGATGCGATGGGCCGGCTGACCGAGCGCCACGCCACCCTTGGTGAGCAATCGCAAAGCGAAACCTTTTCCTACGACGGCAACGGCCAGCTGATCAGAGCCACCAACGCCGCCAGTTGCCTGCAATGGTTCCACGATCCGGCTGGCAATCTGGTGCGCGAGCACCAGCACTACCTGAGCTTGGAAAAGCCACTGGTTGCGGTGTGGCAGCACGAATACGACGTGCTGAACAACCGCGTCGCTACCGTCCGCCCAGACGGCCATCGCGTGAGTTCGTTGACCTACGGCAGCGGCCATCTGCTCGGCATGAAGCTCGATGACCATGAACTGCTCAGCTACGAGCGGGACGATCTGCACCGCGAAGTCGCTCGGCATCAGGGCAACCAGCTCAAGCAAACCCAGCAATGGGACCCTGCGGGACGCCTGCAGGAACAACTGCTCGGCAGCGCAGACGATAAAACCACGCTCATCAAACGCGCTTACACCTACGACGCAGCCGGCCAGCTCACCGACATCAATGACAGTCGCCGCGGGGCCCTCGCTTATAAATACGACCCGGTCAGCCGCCTGCTCAGCGCTACCAGTCGACTGGGCACCGAAACCTTCGCCTTCGACCCGGCAAGCAATCTGCTCAACACCACCACGCCCATCCGCCGACCACTCGACCCGGAACCCGCGCGCAACAAACTCATGGACAACCTGCTGCGCGAATACGCCGGCACCCATTACGACTATGACGAACGCGGCAACCAGACCCAGCGCTGGAACAACGCCGCCCGCAGCGACCTGCAGTGGGACCTCTTTGATCGCTTGGTGCATTTCCGGGATTCGCGCCTCACCGTCGACTTCGCCTACGACCCGCTAGGAAGACGCCTCTACAAACACTCCAAAGCCCATTACCGACCACGCCCCGAAGCCGGCACCGGCTGGAACCAAAACGAACAAGCCCGTAAAGAACAGGAATTGGGCTGCGGCTTCACCCTGTACGGCTGGGACGGCGACACCCTCGCATGGGAAAGCAGCCCCGCGCGAGGTCCCGGCGAAACCGGCCGCACCGTGCATTACCTCTTCGAGCCCGGCACCTTCGTCCCGGTGGTTCAAGCGATCCGCCACGCCACCATCCGCCTGATCAGCCAACCCACCTATCAAGGGCGTTACAACCGGAAAGAAGACCCGCTGTGGACCTACAAACCCACAGCACAACCCATTGACGTTCTCGCCTGGTACCAATGCGACCACCTCGGCACGCCACAGGAACTCACCGACCAGAACGGCGAAACCGCCTGGAGCGCTCAGTACAAAGCATGGGGCGAAGCTCACGAGCAGCGTTCCGATTTCGCCCAAAAGGTCGGCCTCAAAAACCCGATCCGCTTCCAGGGCCAATACCACGACCCCGAAACCGGCCTGCACTACAACCGGCATCGGTACTATGATCCAAGGGTCGGCCGGTTTATCAGCAGGGATCCGATTGGCCACAGCGGGGGACTAAACCTCTATCACTACGTGCCCAATCCTACCGGTTGGATCGATCCGCTGGGTCTGGCCAGTTCAACCGTTGGACCGGGGCGAAAACCTAAGTCTGATAAGCCTAATCAAAACTGTAAACGCGCTTGCAGAAATAAATGGGAGGTCAATCGGTACGATCGGGTTTGTGAGGGTAATGTCGGTGGCGTAGGTTATTCGAAATACTTTTATGACCCGAAATGGAGCCAATGGTGGTCGATGGATAAGACGGGTCATGGAGAGAGCGCGTGGAAAGTTTACGATAAAACTGGTACGTGGGTTGCCGACGCAGACATCTACGGTGATCACATGAGTAAGCACAAAAGTGGCATCGGAAAGAACATTGACTTCAGGTCTTTAAAATGCAAGGACAGTAAATGA
- a CDS encoding SOS response-associated peptidase family protein: MCGRYSIYEPMDHYLKTLAPEQLVINGYDLWPIERYNVAPTTRVEIIRPVADGLSVDKVRWGWSPFWAKGKRPDPINARVETVMTGKFFKDLWPNGRALAPANGWFEWVKDANDPKRKQPWFIRLKDHEPMYFAALGQVTSGLEPNESDGFVIITAASDEGMLDIHDRRPLVLTPELAREWIDPQTPASRLQQIAQDGCRPVSDFRWHAVSKDVGNVRNDGARLIEPVEGPDLAERQTALDL; this comes from the coding sequence ATGTGCGGACGCTACTCCATTTACGAGCCAATGGACCACTACCTCAAGACCCTTGCGCCAGAGCAGTTGGTGATCAACGGCTACGATCTCTGGCCCATCGAGCGTTACAACGTGGCGCCGACAACCCGCGTCGAGATCATCCGCCCGGTCGCTGACGGCTTGAGCGTCGACAAGGTGCGTTGGGGCTGGTCGCCTTTCTGGGCGAAGGGCAAACGACCCGACCCGATAAACGCGCGGGTCGAGACCGTGATGACGGGGAAATTCTTCAAGGACTTATGGCCGAACGGTCGCGCGCTGGCACCCGCCAACGGCTGGTTCGAATGGGTGAAAGACGCGAACGATCCAAAGCGCAAGCAACCCTGGTTCATCCGACTGAAGGATCATGAACCGATGTATTTCGCCGCCTTGGGGCAAGTCACCTCGGGCCTGGAGCCGAACGAAAGCGACGGTTTTGTGATCATTACCGCAGCGAGCGATGAAGGCATGCTCGACATCCATGACCGCCGCCCGCTGGTGCTGACGCCGGAGCTCGCCCGGGAGTGGATCGATCCGCAAACGCCGGCGTCACGCCTGCAGCAGATCGCGCAAGACGGCTGCCGACCGGTCAGCGACTTTCGCTGGCACGCGGTGAGCAAGGACGTGGGTAATGTGCGAAACGACGGCGCCAGACTGATCGAGCCCGTGGAGGGGCCCGATCTGGCAGAGCGTCAAACTGCGCTAGACCTTTGA
- a CDS encoding LexA family protein, whose protein sequence is MSVTILGPFSAAGDRFPVYAFRIPAGFPSPAADHIERHISLDELFDIRAPHVYLVKIEGDSMQGAGIYCGDLVIVDRSLYAEHGDIVIAALNTEPVCKRLHMRGNEVILKSENSKYPPRYVMEGDELVIWGVVKYSVRDHDKVMHS, encoded by the coding sequence ATGAGTGTCACCATCCTTGGACCGTTCTCGGCGGCGGGCGACAGGTTTCCCGTTTACGCATTCCGCATCCCGGCGGGCTTTCCGTCGCCGGCCGCCGACCACATCGAGCGGCATATCTCGCTGGACGAGCTTTTCGACATCCGCGCGCCGCATGTCTATCTGGTCAAGATCGAAGGCGACAGCATGCAGGGGGCGGGCATCTACTGCGGCGATCTGGTGATTGTCGACCGCAGTTTGTACGCCGAGCACGGCGACATCGTCATCGCTGCACTCAACACCGAGCCGGTCTGCAAACGCCTGCACATGCGTGGGAACGAGGTGATTCTCAAGTCGGAAAACAGCAAGTACCCGCCGCGCTATGTCATGGAGGGTGACGAGCTGGTGATCTGGGGCGTGGTGAAGTACAGCGTCCGCGATCACGACAAGGTGATGCATTCTTGA
- a CDS encoding TonB-dependent siderophore receptor: protein MLRPALPALTALVSLAFSSHAFATPVRLDLPAQPLATSLAQLSSASGIRVVFDPQTVAGKQAPTVRGELEPAQALRQLLAGSGLTGSVNGNSAQVVAAQAAQVQAPAQATATATQGAVALEGLSINADYGIAGLATTESTGSYTTGSMNTATKLPLSIRETPQSVSVITRQRMDDQGMNDLNDVVKYAPGVTLHRTASDRQEFLARGFKIDNIMYDGLPSSISTYTQDVISGADLAMYDRVEVVRGATGLMTGAGSPAATLNLVRKRPTAVPQVSVTTSAGSWDRYRTEVDASNKLNDSGTVRGRVVAAYEDDKSFSDIRENQRQTFYGILEADLNDSTTWTVGASKQRDDNTSDWGGLPSGPNGEDLHLKRSTFLSNDWSYWNKDNIMFFTDVTHRFDNGWSAKLAGQKIWAEADTFSSYISPDNLLGFQQYQGKYRDDDDQTNLDASLTGPFQLFGREHEMVFGVSRRQEKFHQWGGWTEGTPIDLYNPTHSVPKPDVDTDRWETRNAATEEGVYAAARLNPIDPLHVILGSRVSWYDYDDRVGDGDYKVVREVTPYAGIIYDLNETYSAYASYTEIFKPQSEMDASQSVLQPMTGKNYELGLKGEYFDGALNASVALFEMEQENRAYKLPNQTVLNCPNIDAASCYGAAGKVRSRGIDTELSGALTPNWQLSASYTYVLSQFVEDGIKSNEGKLFAPEQPKHLFKAATSYTLPGELHKWRVGADVLAQSKTFNRVGDGEANQEAYGVVGLMAGYKLNEHWDGRVNVNNLFDKRYWQGIPTERGTGVYGDPRNVMFSVKWSL from the coding sequence ATGTTACGTCCCGCTTTGCCAGCCTTGACTGCGCTCGTTTCGCTTGCTTTTTCCAGCCATGCTTTCGCCACGCCGGTGCGCCTTGATCTGCCTGCCCAGCCGTTGGCGACTTCACTCGCTCAGTTGAGCAGTGCCAGCGGAATTCGGGTGGTGTTTGATCCTCAAACCGTGGCCGGCAAACAGGCGCCGACCGTGCGCGGTGAACTGGAACCGGCGCAAGCCTTGCGCCAGCTGCTGGCGGGCAGCGGCCTGACAGGCAGCGTCAACGGCAACTCGGCGCAGGTCGTTGCGGCCCAGGCAGCACAGGTGCAAGCCCCGGCCCAGGCAACAGCAACGGCAACCCAGGGTGCGGTGGCGCTGGAAGGGCTGAGCATCAATGCTGATTACGGCATTGCCGGCCTGGCCACCACTGAAAGTACCGGTTCGTACACTACGGGCTCCATGAACACGGCGACCAAGCTGCCGCTGTCCATTCGCGAGACGCCGCAGTCGGTCAGTGTGATCACCCGCCAGCGCATGGACGATCAGGGCATGAATGACCTGAACGACGTGGTCAAGTACGCGCCCGGCGTGACCCTGCACCGGACCGCATCCGATCGTCAGGAGTTTCTGGCGCGTGGCTTCAAGATCGACAACATCATGTACGACGGGCTGCCCAGCAGCATCAGTACGTACACGCAGGACGTGATTTCAGGCGCTGATCTGGCCATGTACGACCGTGTCGAAGTGGTGCGTGGTGCGACGGGCCTGATGACCGGGGCGGGCAGCCCGGCGGCGACGTTGAACCTGGTGCGCAAGCGCCCGACCGCGGTGCCGCAGGTGAGCGTGACGACCAGCGCCGGCAGTTGGGACCGTTACCGCACCGAGGTGGACGCGTCGAACAAGCTCAACGATTCCGGCACTGTCCGTGGCCGTGTGGTTGCAGCTTACGAAGACGACAAGAGCTTTTCCGATATCCGCGAGAACCAGCGCCAGACCTTTTACGGCATCCTCGAAGCCGATCTGAATGACTCAACCACGTGGACAGTCGGCGCCTCCAAGCAGCGTGACGACAACACCTCCGACTGGGGCGGCCTGCCGAGCGGTCCGAATGGCGAGGACCTGCACCTCAAGCGCTCGACGTTCCTCAGCAATGACTGGTCGTACTGGAACAAAGACAACATTATGTTCTTCACCGACGTCACTCACCGCTTCGACAACGGCTGGTCGGCCAAACTGGCAGGGCAGAAGATCTGGGCGGAAGCGGACACGTTCTCCAGCTATATATCTCCTGACAATCTGTTGGGCTTCCAGCAATACCAGGGCAAGTATCGCGACGACGACGACCAAACCAACCTCGACGCTTCACTCACGGGCCCGTTTCAGTTGTTTGGTCGCGAGCATGAAATGGTATTCGGCGTGAGCCGTCGGCAGGAAAAATTTCATCAATGGGGCGGCTGGACCGAAGGCACGCCGATCGATCTCTACAATCCGACTCATTCCGTGCCTAAGCCAGACGTGGATACCGATCGATGGGAGACCCGCAACGCCGCGACCGAGGAGGGCGTCTACGCTGCAGCGCGCCTGAACCCGATTGATCCACTGCACGTCATCCTCGGCAGCCGAGTCAGTTGGTATGACTACGACGACCGTGTGGGCGACGGCGATTATAAGGTGGTTCGCGAAGTCACCCCGTACGCAGGCATCATTTATGACCTGAACGAAACGTATTCGGCCTACGCCAGTTATACCGAAATCTTCAAACCGCAAAGCGAGATGGACGCATCACAATCCGTCCTTCAACCGATGACTGGCAAGAACTACGAGCTCGGCCTGAAGGGTGAATATTTTGACGGCGCGCTGAACGCTTCGGTGGCGCTGTTTGAAATGGAGCAGGAAAACCGCGCCTATAAGCTACCCAACCAGACGGTCTTGAACTGCCCCAACATCGATGCCGCCAGTTGCTATGGCGCAGCAGGGAAAGTTCGCAGTCGAGGAATTGATACTGAGTTGAGCGGCGCGCTGACACCGAACTGGCAGCTGTCGGCTTCGTACACCTATGTGCTCAGCCAGTTCGTCGAAGACGGCATTAAAAGCAACGAGGGCAAACTGTTTGCGCCTGAGCAACCCAAGCACCTGTTCAAAGCTGCGACCAGCTACACCTTGCCCGGCGAGTTGCACAAATGGCGCGTGGGCGCTGACGTGCTTGCCCAGAGCAAGACCTTCAACCGTGTCGGCGACGGTGAGGCCAACCAGGAAGCTTACGGTGTGGTTGGCCTGATGGCCGGTTACAAGCTGAACGAGCACTGGGATGGCCGCGTCAACGTCAACAACCTGTTCGACAAACGTTACTGGCAGGGCATCCCGACTGAGCGGGGCACAGGCGTCTATGGCGATCCGCGCAATGTCATGTTCTCGGTCAAGTGGTCGCTCTGA
- the umuC gene encoding translesion error-prone DNA polymerase V subunit UmuC: MLTHERTFALIDCNSFYASCERVFRPDLARTPIVVLSNNDGCVIARSYDAKPFVKMGAPYYQIKDDLRRAGVVAFSSNYALYGDISERVMTIIESMVPALEVYSIDESFADLTGVPGDLNQFGRDIRARLFKCTGIPVGVGIARTKTLAKLANHTAKRLSHITGGVVDLSDPFKRDWTLRNTDVGEVWGVGKRMRAHLEGMGIKTAMDLARADPWTLRKNFSVVIEKTARELAGTACLELEDITPPKQEICCSRMFGARVTDIEPIKEAVATYTQRAAEKLRAQNSLCKKIRVSIRTGMFNPEEVKYANAALVELPYPTNDVRLMTKAATEAVNRLFRPGFKYSKAEVLLMDLRQPGEFTDDLFAHSQPSDAGKVMQVLDEINGRWGRGTLRSASVPSAPEWAMRRDLMSSSYTTRLDQLWTVKAT; encoded by the coding sequence ATGCTTACGCATGAGCGCACGTTCGCGTTGATCGACTGCAACAGTTTCTACGCCAGCTGCGAGCGGGTGTTCCGCCCCGATTTGGCAAGAACGCCCATCGTCGTGCTGTCCAACAACGATGGATGCGTCATCGCGCGCAGTTACGACGCCAAGCCGTTCGTCAAAATGGGCGCGCCGTATTATCAGATCAAGGACGACCTGCGCCGTGCCGGAGTGGTCGCGTTCAGCAGCAATTACGCGCTCTACGGCGACATCAGCGAACGGGTGATGACGATCATCGAGTCGATGGTGCCAGCGCTTGAGGTGTATAGCATCGACGAATCGTTTGCCGACCTCACCGGCGTCCCCGGCGACCTGAATCAGTTTGGCCGCGACATTCGCGCGCGGCTGTTCAAATGCACCGGCATCCCGGTCGGAGTGGGCATCGCGCGGACCAAAACGCTGGCCAAGCTCGCCAACCACACTGCCAAACGGCTGTCGCACATCACCGGTGGCGTCGTCGACCTCAGCGACCCCTTCAAACGCGACTGGACCCTGCGCAACACTGACGTCGGCGAGGTCTGGGGAGTCGGCAAACGCATGCGGGCACACCTCGAAGGCATGGGCATCAAAACCGCCATGGACCTGGCCAGGGCCGACCCGTGGACGTTGCGCAAGAACTTCAGCGTCGTGATCGAAAAAACCGCCCGTGAGCTGGCAGGCACAGCGTGCCTGGAGCTGGAAGACATCACGCCGCCGAAACAGGAAATCTGCTGCAGCCGCATGTTTGGCGCGCGGGTCACCGACATCGAGCCGATCAAGGAAGCAGTGGCCACCTACACCCAGCGCGCCGCCGAAAAGTTGCGAGCGCAGAACTCGCTGTGCAAAAAGATTCGGGTCAGCATCCGTACCGGTATGTTCAACCCCGAGGAGGTCAAATACGCCAACGCGGCATTGGTGGAGCTGCCCTACCCCACCAACGACGTGCGGCTGATGACCAAGGCTGCGACTGAAGCGGTCAATCGTCTGTTCCGGCCGGGCTTCAAATACAGCAAGGCCGAAGTGCTATTGATGGATTTGCGCCAGCCGGGGGAATTCACCGATGACCTGTTCGCCCATTCCCAGCCCTCCGACGCAGGGAAGGTGATGCAAGTGCTCGATGAGATAAATGGCCGTTGGGGCCGTGGCACCCTGCGCTCGGCCAGCGTCCCGTCGGCCCCGGAATGGGCCATGCGCCGAGACCTGATGAGCAGCAGCTATACGACGCGGCTTGATCAGCTGTGGACGGTCAAGGCGACATGA
- a CDS encoding SUKH-3 domain-containing protein — protein MTGTLNLPPLIELPESLSPLFFAAGWPRISTVPLPHYVPPEHPASALLEQLAGVQVGICGAGEECATSDVAFGTFEHLHGSEGFLEWQQRLSSTLVSIAEIHQGHGALLMDEMGCCYVLSLIHDGLWIEGLDFVQAMENLIFGRKAGEPVQLATPGAIPIFCTATAKED, from the coding sequence GTGACCGGCACACTGAACCTACCCCCGCTGATCGAACTTCCTGAAAGCCTGAGCCCACTATTTTTTGCCGCAGGCTGGCCCAGGATTTCCACCGTACCGCTACCGCATTACGTTCCACCCGAGCATCCTGCCTCCGCTCTACTTGAACAGCTTGCCGGGGTGCAGGTGGGCATCTGTGGCGCAGGAGAGGAGTGTGCTACCAGTGATGTCGCCTTTGGCACATTTGAACATCTGCATGGAAGCGAAGGATTTCTTGAGTGGCAGCAACGCCTAAGCAGTACCTTGGTGAGCATCGCCGAAATCCATCAGGGCCACGGCGCGCTGTTGATGGACGAAATGGGTTGCTGCTACGTCTTAAGCCTCATCCACGACGGGCTTTGGATAGAGGGACTGGACTTTGTTCAAGCCATGGAGAACTTGATATTCGGGCGTAAGGCCGGTGAGCCGGTGCAACTCGCAACGCCAGGCGCGATACCGATCTTTTGTACCGCAACAGCTAAAGAGGACTGA